From the Thermoplasmata archaeon genome, one window contains:
- a CDS encoding acetyl ornithine aminotransferase family protein, with the protein MSESRASPTADLPPRDPSKPPHRGVMIRVPIPGPKAQRIIRADEASMATTTKTSPIVAESALGVWVTDVDGNRLLDFAAGISVLNVGHSHPAVVQAVREQAGRLSHFAGTDFYYENQTRLAERLAAITPGTHAKKVFYTNSGTESAEAALKLARWNRQRPLTVGLLGAFHGRTLGALTMTTSKPVQRSRFNAYTGGGQHIPSPYCYRCPYKLEYPSCDLYCAKILKELYFETSIPPDDVAAFIAEPVMGEGGYIVPPKGWHAAIKSILDEHGILFIDDEVQSGIGRTGHWFAIEHHGIVPDIVTTAKALGSGLPIGAIIFRGDLDYTKSGAHSNTFGGNLVAVAGALATLDVIEREHVLENTRTQGAYLQTRLRELQAKYEEIGDVRGLGLMVATEFVTSRTTKEPAVRLRDRILQESYRRGLILLPCGRSSIRYIPPLIIQREEIDEGVEILDAAILAARAR; encoded by the coding sequence ATGAGCGAAAGCCGGGCGTCCCCCACGGCCGATCTCCCTCCTCGCGACCCATCGAAGCCGCCCCATCGAGGAGTGATGATTCGGGTTCCGATCCCGGGACCGAAGGCGCAGCGCATCATCCGGGCCGACGAGGCCTCGATGGCGACGACCACCAAGACCTCCCCGATCGTGGCGGAGAGCGCGCTCGGGGTCTGGGTCACCGACGTGGACGGCAACCGGCTGCTCGATTTTGCCGCGGGTATATCGGTCCTGAACGTCGGACACTCCCATCCGGCGGTCGTTCAAGCGGTCCGGGAACAGGCGGGAAGGCTCTCCCACTTCGCCGGGACGGACTTCTACTACGAAAACCAAACGCGGCTCGCCGAACGTCTCGCGGCGATCACGCCGGGCACCCACGCGAAGAAGGTCTTCTACACCAACAGCGGGACCGAAAGCGCCGAGGCAGCGCTGAAGCTCGCGCGATGGAACCGCCAGCGACCGCTGACGGTGGGTCTACTCGGGGCCTTCCACGGGCGCACCCTGGGCGCGCTCACGATGACCACGTCCAAGCCGGTCCAGCGCTCGCGGTTCAATGCCTACACCGGAGGCGGACAGCACATCCCCTCTCCCTACTGTTACCGATGCCCGTACAAGCTCGAGTATCCGAGCTGCGATCTGTACTGCGCCAAGATCCTGAAGGAGCTCTACTTCGAGACCTCGATCCCGCCGGACGACGTCGCGGCGTTCATCGCGGAACCGGTCATGGGGGAGGGTGGGTACATCGTTCCCCCGAAGGGATGGCACGCGGCGATCAAGTCGATCCTGGACGAGCACGGGATCCTCTTCATCGATGACGAAGTGCAGTCCGGCATCGGACGCACGGGACACTGGTTCGCGATCGAGCACCACGGGATCGTCCCGGACATCGTTACGACCGCGAAGGCGCTCGGGAGCGGGCTTCCCATCGGGGCGATCATCTTCCGCGGGGACCTCGATTACACGAAATCGGGGGCCCACTCCAACACGTTCGGTGGAAATCTGGTCGCAGTCGCCGGGGCCCTCGCGACGCTCGACGTGATCGAGCGCGAGCATGTACTCGAGAACACGCGGACCCAAGGCGCGTATCTTCAGACGCGCCTGCGCGAGCTGCAGGCCAAGTACGAGGAGATCGGCGACGTCCGCGGGCTCGGGCTCATGGTCGCGACCGAGTTCGTGACGAGCCGGACGACCAAGGAGCCCGCGGTGCGGCTCCGCGACCGGATCCTTCAGGAGTCGTATCGGCGCGGCCTGATCCTGTTACCGTGCGGCCGCTCCTCGATCCGGTACATCCCTCCCCTCATCATCCAGCGCGAGGAGATCGACGAGGGCGTCGAGATCCTCGATGCCGCCATCCTCGCGGCCCGAGCCCGATGA